One window from the genome of Balaenoptera musculus isolate JJ_BM4_2016_0621 chromosome 3, mBalMus1.pri.v3, whole genome shotgun sequence encodes:
- the ADGRE5 gene encoding adhesion G protein-coupled receptor E5 isoform X2 encodes MGGPHGVASFVFHVLCVLLTLSEAGSQNTRDCAPWCPLNSSCVNGTACRCTPGFSSSSGEIFTNFLESCDDINECGPPLTVSCGKLADCENTEGGYHCMCSPGYELISGATTFKNESENTCQDVDECQQKPKICKGRSICINTQGSYTCQCPPGLELNLEDPRLCTDTDECSSGQHQCHNSTICVNTVGSYMCHCRRGWVPKPGFQEKQVDTISCEEISFPTWTAPPEIKSQSLSGFFERVQKMSIDFKSALTQETIQYLIMSVDDLLKTPGDLEALDLSSRHHTATYLFSGLEQILRTLAKAMSGSSFIYHSPGDTELSLMVQEQGSGNITVGQSHARMLLDWAVAAGAEQSGPTVVGILSSPNMQKLLANASLDLDSEKQTELEEIYESPVRGAQLRLLSAVNLVFLSNTNTDKLNSKVTFAFSHPREMPGTRQELICAFWKSDSNRRGYWATSGCQTLGSGNGSTTCQCNHLSSFAILMAHYDVEDWKLALITKVGLALSLVCLLLCILTFLLVRPIQGSRTTVHLHLCICLFVGSTIFLVGIENEGGQVGLRCRLVAGLLHYCFLAAFCWMSLEGVELYFLVVRVFQGQGLRKRWLCLIGYGVPLFIVAVSAAIKIQGYGRPQYCWLDHANGFLWSFLGPVTFIVSCNAVIFVITVWKLTQKFSEINPDIKKLKKARVLTVTAIAQLFVLGCTWVFGLFLFDHSSWVLCYTFSILNCLQGLFLFVLYCLLNKKVREEYRRWACMVTRNKYSEFATSTSGSGSSHSQTQALRPSESGM; translated from the exons ATGGGAGGCCCCCACGGCGTTGCCTCATTCGTCTTTCACG TGCTGTGTGTCTTGCTGACTCTGTCGGAAGCTGGATCTCAGAACACCAGGG ACTGTGCTCCGTGGTGCCCTCTGAACTCCTCATGTGTCAATGGCACCGCCTGCCGCTGCACTCCGGGATTCAGTTCTTCATCTGGGGAGATCTTTACCAACTTCTTGGAGAGCTGTGATG ACATTAACGAGTGCGGACCACCCTTGACAGTGTCCTGTGGAAAATTAGCAGACTGCGAGAACACGGAAGGGGGCTACCACTGCATGTGCAGCCCAGGATATGAGCTTATTTCTGGGGCAACAACGTTCAAGAATGAGAGTGAGAACACGTGTCAAG ATGTGGATGAATGTCAGCAGAAACCCAAAATCTGTAAAGGCCGCAGCATCTGCATCAACACCCAGGGCAGCTACACCTGTCAGTGCCCACCCGGCTTGGAGCTCAACCTGGAGGACCCAAGACTGTGCACAG ATACGGATGAGTGCAGCTCCGGGCAGCATCAGTGTCACAACTCCACCATCTGCGTCAACACCGTGGGTTCATACATGTGTCACTGCCGCCGAGGCTGGGTGCCCAAACCCGGATTCCAGGAGAAGCAAGTGGACACCATCTCCTGCGAAG AGATCTCCTTCCCCACCTGGACCGCACCCCCTGAAATCAAGAGCCAG AGTCTCTCTGGCTTCTTTGAAAGAGTCCAGAAAATGAGCATAGACTTCAAGTCAGCCTTGACCCAGGAAACCATCCAG TACCTCATCATGTCAGTGGATGACCTGTTGAAAACCCCAGGGGACCTGGAGGCCTTGGACCTGTCTTCCAGGCACCACACAGCCACCTACCTGTTCTCAGGCCTCGAACAAATCCTGAGGACCCTGGCCAAAGCCATGTCTGGAAGCTCCTTCATCTACCATTCGCCTGGGGACACAG AGCTGTCCCTGATGGTCCAGGAGCAGGGGAGTGGAAACATCACCGTGGGCCAGAGCCATGCACGGATGCTGCTGGACTGGGCCGTGGCAGCTGGAGCCGAGCAGTCCG GCCCCACCGTGGTAGGAATCCTCTCCAGCCCGAACATGCAGAAACTGCTGGCCAACGCCTCTTTGGACCTGGACTCGGAGAAGCAAACCGAGCTGGAAGAGATCTACGAAAGTCCCGTCCGCGGCGCCCAGCTCAGGCTTCTTTCAGCCGTCAACTTGGTCTTTCTGAGCAACACGAACACAGATAAACTCAACTCCAAGGTCACCTTCGCCTTCTCCCACCCT CGGGAGATGCCCGGGACACGGCAGGAGCTGATCTGTGCCTTCTGGAAGAGTGACAGCAACAGGAGAGGGTACTGGGCCACCTCGGGCTGCCAGACGCTGGGCAGCGGGAATGGCAgcaccacctgccaatgcaatcACCTGAGCAGCTTTGCCATCCTCATGGCCCACTACGATGTGGAG GACTGGAAGCTGGCCCTGATCACCAAGGTGGGACTGGCTCTGTCGCTGGTCTGCCTGCTGCTGTGCATTCTCACCTTCCTGCTGGTGCGGCCGATCCAGGGCTCGCGCACCACGGTGCACCTGCACCTCTGCATCTGCCTCTTCGTGGGCTCTACCATCTTCCTGGTGGGCATCGAGAACGAAGGCGGCCAG gTTGGGCTGCGCTGCCGCCTGGTGGCCGGGCTGCTGCACTACTGCTTCCTGGCCGCCTTCTGCTGGATGAGCCTCGAGGGCGTGGAGCTCTACTTCCTCGTGGTGCGCGTGTTCCAAGGCCAAGGCCTGAGAAAGCGCTGGCTGTGCCTGATCGGCTACGGCGTGCCGCTGTTCATCGTGGCCGTCTCGGCAGCCATCAAGATCCAGGGCTACGGCCGCCCCCAATA CTGCTGGTTGGACCACGCCAACGGCTTCCTCTGGAGCTTCCTGGGACCTGTGACCTTCATCGTTTCG TGCAATGCTGTCATCTTCGTGATTACTGTCTGGAAGCTCACTCAGAAGTTTTCTGAAATCAACCCAGAcataaagaaactaaagaaggcCAG GGTGCTGACTGTCACCGCCATCGCCCAGCTCTTTGTGTTGGGCTGCACCTGGGTCTTCGGCCTGTTCCTCTTCGACCACAGTAGCTGGGTGCTGTGCTACACCTTCAGCATCCTCAACTGCCTGCAAGGCCTCTTCCTCTTTGTGCTGTACTGCCTCCTCAACAAGAAG GTGAGGGAAGAGTACCGGAGGTGGGCCTGCATGGTCACCAGGAACAAGTACTCCGAGTTCGCCACATCCACCTCTGGGTCTGGCTCCAGCCACAGTCAGACTCAG GCCCTCAGGCCCTCAGAGTCTGGCATGTGA
- the DDX39A gene encoding ATP-dependent RNA helicase DDX39A encodes MAEQDVENELLDYEEDEEPQAPPESTPAAPKKDVKGSYVSIHSSGFRDFLLKPELLRAIVDCGFEHPSEVQHECIPQAILGMDILCQAKSGMGKTAVFVLATLQQIEPVNGQVTVLVMCHTRELAFQISKEYERFSKYMPSVKVSVFFGGLSIKKDEEVLKKNCPHVVVGTPGRILALVRNRSLNLKNVKHFVLDECDKMLEQLDMRRDVQEIFRLTPHEKQCMMFSATLSKEIRPVCRKFMQDPMEVFVDDETKLTLHGLQQYYVKLKDSEKNRKLFDLLDVLEFNQVVIFVKSVQRCMALAQLLVEQNFPAIAIHRGMAQEERLSRYQQFKDFQRRILVATNLFGRGMDIERVNIVFNYDMPEDSDTYLHRVARAGRFGTKGLAITFVSDENDAKILNDVQDRFEVNVAELPEEIDISTYIEQSR; translated from the exons ATGGCGGAACAGGATGTGGAAAACGAGCTTCTGGATTACGAGGAAGATGAAGAGCCCCAGGCTCCTCCGGAGAGCACTCCAGCTGCCCCCAAGAAAGATGTCAAGGGTTCCTACGTTTCCATCCACAGCTCTGGCTTCCGGGACTTTCTGCTGAAGCCTGAGCTCCTGAGGGCCATAGTGGACTGTGGCTTCGAGCATCCATCCGAGG TCCAGCACGAGTGTATTCCACAAGCCATCCTGGGCATGGACATCCTGTGCCAGGCCAAGTCAGGGATGGGCAAGACAGCGGTTTTTGTGTTGGCCACCCTGCAGCAGATTGAGCCCGTCAACGGACAG GTGACGGTCCTGGTTATGTGCCACACTCGAGAGCTGGCCTTCCAGATCAGCAAGGAGTATGAGCGCTTCTCCAAATACATGCCCAGCGTCAAG GTGTCTGTGTTCTTCGGGGGCCTCTCCATCAAGAAGGATGAGGAGGTGTTGAAGAAGAACTGTCCCCATGTCGTGGTGGGGACACCGGGCCGGATCCTGGCACTTGTGCGGAACAGGAGCCTCAACCTGAAGAACGTGAAGCACTTCGTGTTGGACGAGTGTGACAAGATGCTGGAGCAGTTGG ACATGCGGCGGGACGTGCAGGAGATCTTCCGCCTGACACCCCACGAGAAGCAGTGCATGATGTTCAGCGCCACCCTGAGCAAGGAGATCCGGCCCGTCTGTAGGAAGTTCATGCAAGAC CCCATGGAGGTGTTTGTGGACGACGAGACCAAGCTCACGCTGCATGGGCTGCAGCAGTACTACGTCAAACTTAAGGACAGTGAGAAGAACCGCAAGCTCTTTGACCTCCTGGATGTGCTGGAGTTTAACCAG GTGGTGATATTTGTGAAGTCGGTGCAGCGCTGCATGGCCTTGGCCCAGCTCCTTGTGGAGCAGAACTTCCCAGCCATTGCCATCCACAGGGGCATGGCCCAGGAGGAGCG CCTGTCACGTTATCAGCAGTTTAAGGACTTCCAGCGGCGGATCCTGGTGGCCACCAATCTGTTTGGCCGAGGAATGGACATTGAGCGTGTCAACATTGTCTTCAATTATGACATGCCCGAGGACTCAGACACCTACCTCCACCGC GTGGCCCGTGCGGGTCGCTTTGGTACCAAAGGCCTGGCCATTACATTCGTGTCTGATGAGAATGATGCCAAAATTCTCAATGATGTCCAGGACCGGTTTGAAGTGAATGTGGCAGAGCTTCCAGAAGAAATAGACATCTCCACATACA TTGAGCAGAGCCGGTAA
- the ADGRE5 gene encoding adhesion G protein-coupled receptor E5 isoform X1, whose protein sequence is MGGPHGVASFVFHVLCVLLTLSEAGSQNTRDCAPWCPLNSSCVNGTACRCTPGFSSSSGEIFTNFLESCDDINECGPPLTVSCGKLADCENTEGGYHCMCSPGYELISGATTFKNESENTCQDVDECQQKPKICKGRSICINTQGSYTCQCPPGLELNLEDPRLCTDVNECTSGRNPCHSSSHCFNLVGTYKCHCRPGWKPIPGAASGPNNTVCEDTDECSSGQHQCHNSTICVNTVGSYMCHCRRGWVPKPGFQEKQVDTISCEEISFPTWTAPPEIKSQSLSGFFERVQKMSIDFKSALTQETIQYLIMSVDDLLKTPGDLEALDLSSRHHTATYLFSGLEQILRTLAKAMSGSSFIYHSPGDTELSLMVQEQGSGNITVGQSHARMLLDWAVAAGAEQSGPTVVGILSSPNMQKLLANASLDLDSEKQTELEEIYESPVRGAQLRLLSAVNLVFLSNTNTDKLNSKVTFAFSHPREMPGTRQELICAFWKSDSNRRGYWATSGCQTLGSGNGSTTCQCNHLSSFAILMAHYDVEDWKLALITKVGLALSLVCLLLCILTFLLVRPIQGSRTTVHLHLCICLFVGSTIFLVGIENEGGQVGLRCRLVAGLLHYCFLAAFCWMSLEGVELYFLVVRVFQGQGLRKRWLCLIGYGVPLFIVAVSAAIKIQGYGRPQYCWLDHANGFLWSFLGPVTFIVSCNAVIFVITVWKLTQKFSEINPDIKKLKKARVLTVTAIAQLFVLGCTWVFGLFLFDHSSWVLCYTFSILNCLQGLFLFVLYCLLNKKVREEYRRWACMVTRNKYSEFATSTSGSGSSHSQTQALRPSESGM, encoded by the exons ATGGGAGGCCCCCACGGCGTTGCCTCATTCGTCTTTCACG TGCTGTGTGTCTTGCTGACTCTGTCGGAAGCTGGATCTCAGAACACCAGGG ACTGTGCTCCGTGGTGCCCTCTGAACTCCTCATGTGTCAATGGCACCGCCTGCCGCTGCACTCCGGGATTCAGTTCTTCATCTGGGGAGATCTTTACCAACTTCTTGGAGAGCTGTGATG ACATTAACGAGTGCGGACCACCCTTGACAGTGTCCTGTGGAAAATTAGCAGACTGCGAGAACACGGAAGGGGGCTACCACTGCATGTGCAGCCCAGGATATGAGCTTATTTCTGGGGCAACAACGTTCAAGAATGAGAGTGAGAACACGTGTCAAG ATGTGGATGAATGTCAGCAGAAACCCAAAATCTGTAAAGGCCGCAGCATCTGCATCAACACCCAGGGCAGCTACACCTGTCAGTGCCCACCCGGCTTGGAGCTCAACCTGGAGGACCCAAGACTGTGCACAG ATGTGAATGAATGTACCTCGGGGAGAAACCCATGCCACAGCTCCAGCCACTGCTTCAACCTTGTGGGCACCTATAAGTGCCACTGCCGTCCAGGCTGGAAGCCAATTCCTGGGGCCGCCAGCGGCCCAAACAACACCGTCTGCGAAG ATACGGATGAGTGCAGCTCCGGGCAGCATCAGTGTCACAACTCCACCATCTGCGTCAACACCGTGGGTTCATACATGTGTCACTGCCGCCGAGGCTGGGTGCCCAAACCCGGATTCCAGGAGAAGCAAGTGGACACCATCTCCTGCGAAG AGATCTCCTTCCCCACCTGGACCGCACCCCCTGAAATCAAGAGCCAG AGTCTCTCTGGCTTCTTTGAAAGAGTCCAGAAAATGAGCATAGACTTCAAGTCAGCCTTGACCCAGGAAACCATCCAG TACCTCATCATGTCAGTGGATGACCTGTTGAAAACCCCAGGGGACCTGGAGGCCTTGGACCTGTCTTCCAGGCACCACACAGCCACCTACCTGTTCTCAGGCCTCGAACAAATCCTGAGGACCCTGGCCAAAGCCATGTCTGGAAGCTCCTTCATCTACCATTCGCCTGGGGACACAG AGCTGTCCCTGATGGTCCAGGAGCAGGGGAGTGGAAACATCACCGTGGGCCAGAGCCATGCACGGATGCTGCTGGACTGGGCCGTGGCAGCTGGAGCCGAGCAGTCCG GCCCCACCGTGGTAGGAATCCTCTCCAGCCCGAACATGCAGAAACTGCTGGCCAACGCCTCTTTGGACCTGGACTCGGAGAAGCAAACCGAGCTGGAAGAGATCTACGAAAGTCCCGTCCGCGGCGCCCAGCTCAGGCTTCTTTCAGCCGTCAACTTGGTCTTTCTGAGCAACACGAACACAGATAAACTCAACTCCAAGGTCACCTTCGCCTTCTCCCACCCT CGGGAGATGCCCGGGACACGGCAGGAGCTGATCTGTGCCTTCTGGAAGAGTGACAGCAACAGGAGAGGGTACTGGGCCACCTCGGGCTGCCAGACGCTGGGCAGCGGGAATGGCAgcaccacctgccaatgcaatcACCTGAGCAGCTTTGCCATCCTCATGGCCCACTACGATGTGGAG GACTGGAAGCTGGCCCTGATCACCAAGGTGGGACTGGCTCTGTCGCTGGTCTGCCTGCTGCTGTGCATTCTCACCTTCCTGCTGGTGCGGCCGATCCAGGGCTCGCGCACCACGGTGCACCTGCACCTCTGCATCTGCCTCTTCGTGGGCTCTACCATCTTCCTGGTGGGCATCGAGAACGAAGGCGGCCAG gTTGGGCTGCGCTGCCGCCTGGTGGCCGGGCTGCTGCACTACTGCTTCCTGGCCGCCTTCTGCTGGATGAGCCTCGAGGGCGTGGAGCTCTACTTCCTCGTGGTGCGCGTGTTCCAAGGCCAAGGCCTGAGAAAGCGCTGGCTGTGCCTGATCGGCTACGGCGTGCCGCTGTTCATCGTGGCCGTCTCGGCAGCCATCAAGATCCAGGGCTACGGCCGCCCCCAATA CTGCTGGTTGGACCACGCCAACGGCTTCCTCTGGAGCTTCCTGGGACCTGTGACCTTCATCGTTTCG TGCAATGCTGTCATCTTCGTGATTACTGTCTGGAAGCTCACTCAGAAGTTTTCTGAAATCAACCCAGAcataaagaaactaaagaaggcCAG GGTGCTGACTGTCACCGCCATCGCCCAGCTCTTTGTGTTGGGCTGCACCTGGGTCTTCGGCCTGTTCCTCTTCGACCACAGTAGCTGGGTGCTGTGCTACACCTTCAGCATCCTCAACTGCCTGCAAGGCCTCTTCCTCTTTGTGCTGTACTGCCTCCTCAACAAGAAG GTGAGGGAAGAGTACCGGAGGTGGGCCTGCATGGTCACCAGGAACAAGTACTCCGAGTTCGCCACATCCACCTCTGGGTCTGGCTCCAGCCACAGTCAGACTCAG GCCCTCAGGCCCTCAGAGTCTGGCATGTGA
- the ADGRE5 gene encoding adhesion G protein-coupled receptor E5 isoform X3, which translates to MGGPHGVASFVFHVLCVLLTLSEAGSQNTRDCAPWCPLNSSCVNGTACRCTPGFSSSSGEIFTNFLESCDDINECGPPLTVSCGKLADCENTEGGYHCMCSPGYELISGATTFKNESENTCQDTDECSSGQHQCHNSTICVNTVGSYMCHCRRGWVPKPGFQEKQVDTISCEEISFPTWTAPPEIKSQSLSGFFERVQKMSIDFKSALTQETIQYLIMSVDDLLKTPGDLEALDLSSRHHTATYLFSGLEQILRTLAKAMSGSSFIYHSPGDTELSLMVQEQGSGNITVGQSHARMLLDWAVAAGAEQSGPTVVGILSSPNMQKLLANASLDLDSEKQTELEEIYESPVRGAQLRLLSAVNLVFLSNTNTDKLNSKVTFAFSHPREMPGTRQELICAFWKSDSNRRGYWATSGCQTLGSGNGSTTCQCNHLSSFAILMAHYDVEDWKLALITKVGLALSLVCLLLCILTFLLVRPIQGSRTTVHLHLCICLFVGSTIFLVGIENEGGQVGLRCRLVAGLLHYCFLAAFCWMSLEGVELYFLVVRVFQGQGLRKRWLCLIGYGVPLFIVAVSAAIKIQGYGRPQYCWLDHANGFLWSFLGPVTFIVSCNAVIFVITVWKLTQKFSEINPDIKKLKKARVLTVTAIAQLFVLGCTWVFGLFLFDHSSWVLCYTFSILNCLQGLFLFVLYCLLNKKVREEYRRWACMVTRNKYSEFATSTSGSGSSHSQTQALRPSESGM; encoded by the exons ATGGGAGGCCCCCACGGCGTTGCCTCATTCGTCTTTCACG TGCTGTGTGTCTTGCTGACTCTGTCGGAAGCTGGATCTCAGAACACCAGGG ACTGTGCTCCGTGGTGCCCTCTGAACTCCTCATGTGTCAATGGCACCGCCTGCCGCTGCACTCCGGGATTCAGTTCTTCATCTGGGGAGATCTTTACCAACTTCTTGGAGAGCTGTGATG ACATTAACGAGTGCGGACCACCCTTGACAGTGTCCTGTGGAAAATTAGCAGACTGCGAGAACACGGAAGGGGGCTACCACTGCATGTGCAGCCCAGGATATGAGCTTATTTCTGGGGCAACAACGTTCAAGAATGAGAGTGAGAACACGTGTCAAG ATACGGATGAGTGCAGCTCCGGGCAGCATCAGTGTCACAACTCCACCATCTGCGTCAACACCGTGGGTTCATACATGTGTCACTGCCGCCGAGGCTGGGTGCCCAAACCCGGATTCCAGGAGAAGCAAGTGGACACCATCTCCTGCGAAG AGATCTCCTTCCCCACCTGGACCGCACCCCCTGAAATCAAGAGCCAG AGTCTCTCTGGCTTCTTTGAAAGAGTCCAGAAAATGAGCATAGACTTCAAGTCAGCCTTGACCCAGGAAACCATCCAG TACCTCATCATGTCAGTGGATGACCTGTTGAAAACCCCAGGGGACCTGGAGGCCTTGGACCTGTCTTCCAGGCACCACACAGCCACCTACCTGTTCTCAGGCCTCGAACAAATCCTGAGGACCCTGGCCAAAGCCATGTCTGGAAGCTCCTTCATCTACCATTCGCCTGGGGACACAG AGCTGTCCCTGATGGTCCAGGAGCAGGGGAGTGGAAACATCACCGTGGGCCAGAGCCATGCACGGATGCTGCTGGACTGGGCCGTGGCAGCTGGAGCCGAGCAGTCCG GCCCCACCGTGGTAGGAATCCTCTCCAGCCCGAACATGCAGAAACTGCTGGCCAACGCCTCTTTGGACCTGGACTCGGAGAAGCAAACCGAGCTGGAAGAGATCTACGAAAGTCCCGTCCGCGGCGCCCAGCTCAGGCTTCTTTCAGCCGTCAACTTGGTCTTTCTGAGCAACACGAACACAGATAAACTCAACTCCAAGGTCACCTTCGCCTTCTCCCACCCT CGGGAGATGCCCGGGACACGGCAGGAGCTGATCTGTGCCTTCTGGAAGAGTGACAGCAACAGGAGAGGGTACTGGGCCACCTCGGGCTGCCAGACGCTGGGCAGCGGGAATGGCAgcaccacctgccaatgcaatcACCTGAGCAGCTTTGCCATCCTCATGGCCCACTACGATGTGGAG GACTGGAAGCTGGCCCTGATCACCAAGGTGGGACTGGCTCTGTCGCTGGTCTGCCTGCTGCTGTGCATTCTCACCTTCCTGCTGGTGCGGCCGATCCAGGGCTCGCGCACCACGGTGCACCTGCACCTCTGCATCTGCCTCTTCGTGGGCTCTACCATCTTCCTGGTGGGCATCGAGAACGAAGGCGGCCAG gTTGGGCTGCGCTGCCGCCTGGTGGCCGGGCTGCTGCACTACTGCTTCCTGGCCGCCTTCTGCTGGATGAGCCTCGAGGGCGTGGAGCTCTACTTCCTCGTGGTGCGCGTGTTCCAAGGCCAAGGCCTGAGAAAGCGCTGGCTGTGCCTGATCGGCTACGGCGTGCCGCTGTTCATCGTGGCCGTCTCGGCAGCCATCAAGATCCAGGGCTACGGCCGCCCCCAATA CTGCTGGTTGGACCACGCCAACGGCTTCCTCTGGAGCTTCCTGGGACCTGTGACCTTCATCGTTTCG TGCAATGCTGTCATCTTCGTGATTACTGTCTGGAAGCTCACTCAGAAGTTTTCTGAAATCAACCCAGAcataaagaaactaaagaaggcCAG GGTGCTGACTGTCACCGCCATCGCCCAGCTCTTTGTGTTGGGCTGCACCTGGGTCTTCGGCCTGTTCCTCTTCGACCACAGTAGCTGGGTGCTGTGCTACACCTTCAGCATCCTCAACTGCCTGCAAGGCCTCTTCCTCTTTGTGCTGTACTGCCTCCTCAACAAGAAG GTGAGGGAAGAGTACCGGAGGTGGGCCTGCATGGTCACCAGGAACAAGTACTCCGAGTTCGCCACATCCACCTCTGGGTCTGGCTCCAGCCACAGTCAGACTCAG GCCCTCAGGCCCTCAGAGTCTGGCATGTGA
- the ADGRE5 gene encoding adhesion G protein-coupled receptor E5 isoform X4 → MCSPGYELISGATTFKNESENTCQDVDECQQKPKICKGRSICINTQGSYTCQCPPGLELNLEDPRLCTDVNECTSGRNPCHSSSHCFNLVGTYKCHCRPGWKPIPGAASGPNNTVCEDTDECSSGQHQCHNSTICVNTVGSYMCHCRRGWVPKPGFQEKQVDTISCEEISFPTWTAPPEIKSQSLSGFFERVQKMSIDFKSALTQETIQYLIMSVDDLLKTPGDLEALDLSSRHHTATYLFSGLEQILRTLAKAMSGSSFIYHSPGDTELSLMVQEQGSGNITVGQSHARMLLDWAVAAGAEQSGPTVVGILSSPNMQKLLANASLDLDSEKQTELEEIYESPVRGAQLRLLSAVNLVFLSNTNTDKLNSKVTFAFSHPREMPGTRQELICAFWKSDSNRRGYWATSGCQTLGSGNGSTTCQCNHLSSFAILMAHYDVEDWKLALITKVGLALSLVCLLLCILTFLLVRPIQGSRTTVHLHLCICLFVGSTIFLVGIENEGGQVGLRCRLVAGLLHYCFLAAFCWMSLEGVELYFLVVRVFQGQGLRKRWLCLIGYGVPLFIVAVSAAIKIQGYGRPQYCWLDHANGFLWSFLGPVTFIVSCNAVIFVITVWKLTQKFSEINPDIKKLKKARVLTVTAIAQLFVLGCTWVFGLFLFDHSSWVLCYTFSILNCLQGLFLFVLYCLLNKKVREEYRRWACMVTRNKYSEFATSTSGSGSSHSQTQALRPSESGM, encoded by the exons ATGTGCAGCCCAGGATATGAGCTTATTTCTGGGGCAACAACGTTCAAGAATGAGAGTGAGAACACGTGTCAAG ATGTGGATGAATGTCAGCAGAAACCCAAAATCTGTAAAGGCCGCAGCATCTGCATCAACACCCAGGGCAGCTACACCTGTCAGTGCCCACCCGGCTTGGAGCTCAACCTGGAGGACCCAAGACTGTGCACAG ATGTGAATGAATGTACCTCGGGGAGAAACCCATGCCACAGCTCCAGCCACTGCTTCAACCTTGTGGGCACCTATAAGTGCCACTGCCGTCCAGGCTGGAAGCCAATTCCTGGGGCCGCCAGCGGCCCAAACAACACCGTCTGCGAAG ATACGGATGAGTGCAGCTCCGGGCAGCATCAGTGTCACAACTCCACCATCTGCGTCAACACCGTGGGTTCATACATGTGTCACTGCCGCCGAGGCTGGGTGCCCAAACCCGGATTCCAGGAGAAGCAAGTGGACACCATCTCCTGCGAAG AGATCTCCTTCCCCACCTGGACCGCACCCCCTGAAATCAAGAGCCAG AGTCTCTCTGGCTTCTTTGAAAGAGTCCAGAAAATGAGCATAGACTTCAAGTCAGCCTTGACCCAGGAAACCATCCAG TACCTCATCATGTCAGTGGATGACCTGTTGAAAACCCCAGGGGACCTGGAGGCCTTGGACCTGTCTTCCAGGCACCACACAGCCACCTACCTGTTCTCAGGCCTCGAACAAATCCTGAGGACCCTGGCCAAAGCCATGTCTGGAAGCTCCTTCATCTACCATTCGCCTGGGGACACAG AGCTGTCCCTGATGGTCCAGGAGCAGGGGAGTGGAAACATCACCGTGGGCCAGAGCCATGCACGGATGCTGCTGGACTGGGCCGTGGCAGCTGGAGCCGAGCAGTCCG GCCCCACCGTGGTAGGAATCCTCTCCAGCCCGAACATGCAGAAACTGCTGGCCAACGCCTCTTTGGACCTGGACTCGGAGAAGCAAACCGAGCTGGAAGAGATCTACGAAAGTCCCGTCCGCGGCGCCCAGCTCAGGCTTCTTTCAGCCGTCAACTTGGTCTTTCTGAGCAACACGAACACAGATAAACTCAACTCCAAGGTCACCTTCGCCTTCTCCCACCCT CGGGAGATGCCCGGGACACGGCAGGAGCTGATCTGTGCCTTCTGGAAGAGTGACAGCAACAGGAGAGGGTACTGGGCCACCTCGGGCTGCCAGACGCTGGGCAGCGGGAATGGCAgcaccacctgccaatgcaatcACCTGAGCAGCTTTGCCATCCTCATGGCCCACTACGATGTGGAG GACTGGAAGCTGGCCCTGATCACCAAGGTGGGACTGGCTCTGTCGCTGGTCTGCCTGCTGCTGTGCATTCTCACCTTCCTGCTGGTGCGGCCGATCCAGGGCTCGCGCACCACGGTGCACCTGCACCTCTGCATCTGCCTCTTCGTGGGCTCTACCATCTTCCTGGTGGGCATCGAGAACGAAGGCGGCCAG gTTGGGCTGCGCTGCCGCCTGGTGGCCGGGCTGCTGCACTACTGCTTCCTGGCCGCCTTCTGCTGGATGAGCCTCGAGGGCGTGGAGCTCTACTTCCTCGTGGTGCGCGTGTTCCAAGGCCAAGGCCTGAGAAAGCGCTGGCTGTGCCTGATCGGCTACGGCGTGCCGCTGTTCATCGTGGCCGTCTCGGCAGCCATCAAGATCCAGGGCTACGGCCGCCCCCAATA CTGCTGGTTGGACCACGCCAACGGCTTCCTCTGGAGCTTCCTGGGACCTGTGACCTTCATCGTTTCG TGCAATGCTGTCATCTTCGTGATTACTGTCTGGAAGCTCACTCAGAAGTTTTCTGAAATCAACCCAGAcataaagaaactaaagaaggcCAG GGTGCTGACTGTCACCGCCATCGCCCAGCTCTTTGTGTTGGGCTGCACCTGGGTCTTCGGCCTGTTCCTCTTCGACCACAGTAGCTGGGTGCTGTGCTACACCTTCAGCATCCTCAACTGCCTGCAAGGCCTCTTCCTCTTTGTGCTGTACTGCCTCCTCAACAAGAAG GTGAGGGAAGAGTACCGGAGGTGGGCCTGCATGGTCACCAGGAACAAGTACTCCGAGTTCGCCACATCCACCTCTGGGTCTGGCTCCAGCCACAGTCAGACTCAG GCCCTCAGGCCCTCAGAGTCTGGCATGTGA